One stretch of Zingiber officinale cultivar Zhangliang chromosome 6B, Zo_v1.1, whole genome shotgun sequence DNA includes these proteins:
- the LOC121988980 gene encoding glycine--tRNA ligase, mitochondrial 1-like, which produces MRFVSHFFATTYISATRSKTLLPVSASLRLLSSAVFATSIPLPMAASEESLRLALTEKQAAVDAQADAVRNLKARSGTPQAEIEAAVDALNNLKLEAGAAARRLQAALSSNGGSAAGSREAFRQAVVNTLERRLFYIPSFKIYRGVAGLYDYGPPGCAVKSNVLAFWRQHFVLEENMLEVDCPCVTPEIVLKASGHVDKFTDLMVKDEKTGMCYRADHLLKDFCKEKLEKDLTLSSEKVTEFKHVIAVLDDLSAEQLGAKLKEYGITAPDTKNPLSDPYPFNLMFQTSIGPSGLSPGFMRPETAQGIFVNFKDLYYYNGKKLPFAAAQIGQAFRNEISPRQGLLRVREFTLAEIEHFVDPDDKSHPKFSDVAELEFLMFPRGEQLAGKSASPMILGKAVSKGIVNNETLGYFIGRVYLFLTHLGIDKDRLRFRQHLPNEMAHYAADCWDAEIECSYGWIECVGIADRSAYDLQAHSEKSGIPLIAHEIFSEAREVEKLVIVPSKKELGLEFKGDQKMVVEALEAMNEKEAMDMKTTLESKGEVDFHVCTLGKTVSIKKNMISIGLEKKKEHQRVFTPSVIEPSFGIGRIIYCLFEHSFYTRPSKAEDEQLNVFSFPPLVAPIKCTVLPLVKIQKFDDVAKVIAKSLTAAGISHIMDTTGTSIGKRYARTDEIGVPFAITVDSTTSITIRERDSKQQIRVSIDEAALVMKEIIDGQSTWGDMVWRYPTHSATHAEDELME; this is translated from the exons ATGCGCTTCGTTAGCCATTTCTTCGCCACCACTTACATATCCGCAACCCGCTCCAAAACCCTTCTCCCAGTCTCCGCCTCTCTCCGCCTCCTCTCCTCCGCCGTCTTCGCCACTTCGATCCCGCTGCCGATGGCCGCCTCCGAGGAATCCCTCCGGCTGGCTTTGACAGAGAAGCAGGCCGCCGTCGACGCACAGGCCGACGCCGTCCGGAACCTCAAGGCCCGATCCGGCACCCCGCAAGCGGAGATCGAAGCTGCCGTTGACGCCCTCAACAACCTGAAACTCGAGGCAGGTGCCGCCGCCAGGCGCCTCCAGGCGGCCCTCTCCAGCAACGGCGGCAGTGCCGCTGGGAGCAGGGAAGCCTTCCGACAGGCCGTCGTCAATACTCTCGAGAGGAGGCTTTTCTACATCCCGTCTTTCAAGATTTACCGTGGCGTCGCTGGGCTTTACGACTACGGTCCGCCCGGGTGCGCCGTGAAGTCCAACGTCCTTGCGTTTTGGCGTCAG CATTTTGTCCTGGAGGAGAATATGTTGGAGGTCGATTGTCCCTGCGTCACTCCTGAGATTGTTCTCAAGGCCTCTGGACATGTGGATAAATTCACTGATCTGATGGTTAAAGATGAGAAGACAGGGATGTGTTACCGTGCTGACCATTTGCTCAAGGACTTCTGTAAGGAGAAGCTGGAGAAGGACCTGACCTTGTCCTCAGAGAAGGTCACAGAGTTCAAACATGTCATCGCTGTGTTGGATGATCTTTCTGCTGAGCAATTGGGAGCAAAACTAAAAGAGTATGGGATCACAGCTCCTGATACCAAGAATCCACTTTCTGATCCTTATCCATTCAATCTTATGTTCCAGACGTCCATTGGCCCATCAGGCCTCAGCCCCGG ATTCATGAGGCCAGAAACTGCACAGGGGATCTTTGTGAATTTCAAAGACTTGTACTATTACAATGGGAAAAAGCTTCCATTTGCAGCAGCTCAGATTGGTCAGGCATTTAGAAATGAG ATTTCACCTCGCCAAGGTCTTCTAAGAGTTCGTGAATTCACTCTAGCTGAGATTGAGCATTTTGTGGATCCTGATGACAAATCTCACCCTAAATTTAGTGATGTTGCTGAGCTTGAGTTTTTGATGTTCCCAAGGGGGGAGCAACTTGCAGGAAAATCGGCGAGCCCAATGATTCTAGGCAAAGCAGTCTCAAAG GGAATTGTCAATAATGAAACACTAGGCTACTTCATCGGGAGAGTGTATCTCTTTTTGACACACCTTGGAATAGACAAAGATCGATTGCGATTCAGGCAGCACCTTCCAAATGAAATGGCGCACTATGCTGCAGACTGCTGGGATGCAGAGATAGAGTGTTCATATGGTTGGATTGAATGTGTTGGAATTGCCGATAGATCTGCTTATGATTTACAGGCTCATTCA GAAAAAAGTGGCATTCCACTGATTGCTCATGAGATATTTTCAGAAGCAAGAGAAGTCGAA AAATTAGTTATTGTGCCATCAAAAAAAGAACTTGGTCTTGAGTTTAAGGGAGATCAAAAGATGGTTGTTGAAGCACTGGAG GCTATGAATGAAAAGGAAGCTATGGACATGAAAACTACTTTAGAGTCGAAAGGGGAAGTGGATTTCCATGTTTGTACTCTGGGGAAAACTGTCTCCATCAAGAAAAACATGATCTCGATtggtttggagaagaagaaggaacatCAAAGGGTTTTTACACCTTCTGTCATCGAGCCATCTTTTGGTATTGGGCGGATTATATACTGCCTTTTCGAACATTCTTTCTACACCAGACCAAGCAAAGCAGAGGATGAGCAGCTGAATGTTTTCAGTTTTCCTCCACTTGTGGCTCCCATCAAATGCACTGTCCTCCCATTGGTCAAGATACAAAAGTTCGATGATGTTGCCAAAGTCATTGCAAAATCACTAACAGCAGCTGGGATATCGCACATTATGGACACAACAG GTACCTCAATAGGCAAGCGATATGCGAGGACAGATGAGATTGGTGTACCCTTTGCCATAACTGTCGATTCGACCACCAGCATTACCATCCGAGAGCGAGATAGTAAGCAGCAGATTCGTGTAAGCATTGACGAGGCTGCTTTGGTCATGAAAGAGATAATAGATGGACAAAGCACATGGGGCGACATGGTGTGGAGATATCCAACCCATTCAGCTACACATGCTGAAGACGAATTGATGGAATAG
- the LOC121988981 gene encoding E3 ubiquitin-protein ligase At3g02290-like isoform X1: protein MATLAQHRRPATPHQARLLVCFLRFCFLQLSPRPKRTRAKDTLDRLLLSSLPGTVFMGALCCCPCPEDFDEYAYSSNPMYQHCICLRYFFHQLLYGYGATFQRLDNRTIPTQIQTITSSTTSVLGGASDNSLSEAHHHVPRPPPYETDARYSRPQREGLVSRREKSMSHIQENLHILRRNGSSSTFETMASVKKRNIVESDEECIHTQSESEKNQSAKACGTGFVVSSEDEDVCPTCLEEYTTENPKIVANCAHHFHLSCIYEWMERSDTCPVCGKEMQFCESP, encoded by the exons ATGGCTACACTAGCGCAGCATCGACGGCCAGCGACACCGCACCAGGCGCGTCTTCTGGTCTGCTTCCTTCGATTCTGCTTCCTTCAATTATCTCCTCGCCCAAAACGCACGAGGGCGAAAGATACTCTCGATCGATTGCTTCTGTCGAG TTTGCCAGGAACTGTTTTCATGGGTGCACTCTGTTGCTGTCCGTGTCCAGAGGATTTTGATGAATATGCCTACTCAAGCAATCCCATGTATCAGCACTGCATATGCTTAAGATATTTCTTTCATCAGCTATTATATGGG TATGGTGCAACATTTCAAAGACTTGATAACCGTACAATCCCTACCCAAATTCAAACAATAACTTCATCAACAACATCAGTATTGGGAGGTGCTTCTGACAACTCACTGTCTGAGGCTCATCACCATGTTCCCAGACCACCGCCTTATGAAACAGATGCTAGATATTCTCGCCCGCAGCGTGAGGGATTGGTCTCTAGGCGTGAGAAGTCTATGAGCCATATTCAAGAAAATTTACACATTCTTAGAAGAAATGGTAGCAGTTCCACTTTTGAAACCATGGCAAGTGTCAAAAAGAGAAATATTGTAGAATCTGATGAAGAATGTATACATACCCAGAGTGAATCAGAGAAAAACCAATCTGCAAAAGCATGTGGTACGGGTTTTGTTGTCTCCTCGGAAGATGAAGACGTGTGCCCTACATGTCTGGAAG AATATACTACAGAAAATCCCAAAATCGTAGCAAATTGCGCTCATCATTTTCATCTGAGCTGTATATATGAATGGATGGAGAGGAGTGACACTTGTCCAGTTTGCGGAAAG GAGATGCAATTCTGTGAGAGCCCATGA
- the LOC121988981 gene encoding E3 ubiquitin-protein ligase At3g02290-like isoform X2 has translation MGALCCCPCPEDFDEYAYSSNPMYQHCICLRYFFHQLLYGYGATFQRLDNRTIPTQIQTITSSTTSVLGGASDNSLSEAHHHVPRPPPYETDARYSRPQREGLVSRREKSMSHIQENLHILRRNGSSSTFETMASVKKRNIVESDEECIHTQSESEKNQSAKACGTGFVVSSEDEDVCPTCLEEYTTENPKIVANCAHHFHLSCIYEWMERSDTCPVCGKEMQFCESP, from the exons ATGGGTGCACTCTGTTGCTGTCCGTGTCCAGAGGATTTTGATGAATATGCCTACTCAAGCAATCCCATGTATCAGCACTGCATATGCTTAAGATATTTCTTTCATCAGCTATTATATGGG TATGGTGCAACATTTCAAAGACTTGATAACCGTACAATCCCTACCCAAATTCAAACAATAACTTCATCAACAACATCAGTATTGGGAGGTGCTTCTGACAACTCACTGTCTGAGGCTCATCACCATGTTCCCAGACCACCGCCTTATGAAACAGATGCTAGATATTCTCGCCCGCAGCGTGAGGGATTGGTCTCTAGGCGTGAGAAGTCTATGAGCCATATTCAAGAAAATTTACACATTCTTAGAAGAAATGGTAGCAGTTCCACTTTTGAAACCATGGCAAGTGTCAAAAAGAGAAATATTGTAGAATCTGATGAAGAATGTATACATACCCAGAGTGAATCAGAGAAAAACCAATCTGCAAAAGCATGTGGTACGGGTTTTGTTGTCTCCTCGGAAGATGAAGACGTGTGCCCTACATGTCTGGAAG AATATACTACAGAAAATCCCAAAATCGTAGCAAATTGCGCTCATCATTTTCATCTGAGCTGTATATATGAATGGATGGAGAGGAGTGACACTTGTCCAGTTTGCGGAAAG GAGATGCAATTCTGTGAGAGCCCATGA